A stretch of Corallococcus exiguus DNA encodes these proteins:
- a CDS encoding transcription elongation factor, protein MPDKATVERAKKDLREGKSASTAAGEFVHEELEHIREGAHGARSSKQAIAIGLSKARREGVPLKPPTKEQASVRTRRSAKQDLEVGQQERKPRAPSKKRSKATQGALKREGRQAASKQALSAQAKSASRKRTTTARKASARKAAATRKATSRARG, encoded by the coding sequence ATGCCCGACAAGGCGACCGTTGAACGAGCGAAGAAGGACCTGCGCGAAGGCAAGAGCGCCAGCACCGCGGCGGGTGAGTTCGTGCATGAGGAACTGGAGCACATCCGCGAAGGTGCGCACGGCGCACGCTCTTCGAAGCAAGCCATCGCGATTGGCCTGTCGAAGGCGCGACGCGAGGGCGTACCGCTGAAACCACCCACGAAGGAGCAGGCCTCCGTGCGCACACGGCGTTCGGCGAAGCAGGACCTGGAAGTGGGTCAGCAGGAGCGCAAGCCTCGGGCACCGTCGAAGAAACGGAGCAAGGCCACGCAGGGCGCGCTCAAGCGGGAGGGCCGTCAGGCGGCGTCCAAGCAGGCCCTGTCCGCCCAGGCGAAGAGCGCCTCACGCAAGCGCACGACCACCGCCCGCAAGGCGTCCGCTCGCAAGGCGGCGGCCACCCGCAAGGCGACCAGCCGGGCCCGGGGGTAG
- a CDS encoding ATP-grasp domain-containing protein, with protein sequence MTSRKKVVVIGSRSDDATRFVAEAVERRRARAIVLETDRVPDSAALSWQDGDVHWDGECLSDLRSFYLKLVRLSLPVPEAEALSERNFPRWQEQYLAERERQSFLHSVLRSLHRRGGSFVNPLEAVELHYLKLQQLALLRRHRIPVPSTLATASPDAVREFVARHGAVIYKPLSGGALVRKVEEADLTEARLQLLANCPVLFQEQIQGDEFRAYVLDGEPVSAFHIPTDGVVDARQNLHRVKPARLPKEAWAVCLKGAKALGMVFTAVDLRRTPDGAFVALEFNPTPAISFFDDPRDGKVITRLASYLVSKA encoded by the coding sequence ATGACGTCTCGTAAGAAGGTCGTGGTCATCGGCTCGCGCTCGGATGACGCCACCCGCTTCGTCGCGGAAGCGGTGGAGCGGCGTCGTGCGCGAGCCATCGTCCTGGAAACAGACCGGGTCCCGGACTCCGCCGCGTTGAGCTGGCAGGACGGAGACGTGCACTGGGACGGTGAATGTCTCAGTGACCTGCGCTCGTTCTACCTCAAGCTCGTGCGCCTCTCGCTCCCGGTCCCCGAGGCCGAGGCCCTGTCCGAGCGCAACTTCCCGCGCTGGCAGGAGCAGTACCTGGCGGAGCGGGAGCGCCAGTCGTTTCTCCACTCCGTGCTGCGTTCGCTCCACCGGCGCGGCGGCTCGTTCGTCAACCCGCTGGAGGCGGTGGAGCTGCATTACCTGAAGCTGCAACAGCTGGCCCTGCTGCGCCGCCACCGCATTCCCGTCCCCAGCACCCTGGCCACCGCCTCACCGGACGCGGTGCGCGAGTTCGTCGCGCGCCACGGGGCCGTCATCTACAAGCCCCTGAGCGGCGGCGCGCTGGTGCGCAAGGTGGAGGAGGCGGACCTCACCGAGGCGCGGCTCCAACTGCTCGCCAACTGTCCGGTGCTGTTCCAGGAGCAGATCCAGGGCGACGAGTTCCGCGCCTACGTGCTCGACGGCGAGCCCGTGTCCGCCTTCCACATCCCCACCGACGGCGTGGTGGACGCGAGGCAGAACCTGCACCGGGTGAAGCCCGCCCGCCTGCCGAAGGAGGCCTGGGCGGTGTGTCTCAAGGGCGCCAAAGCGCTGGGCATGGTCTTCACGGCGGTGGACCTGCGGCGCACGCCCGACGGCGCCTTCGTGGCGCTTGAATTCAACCCCACTCCCGCCATCTCCTTCTTCGATGATCCGCGCGACGGCAAAGTCATCACCCGGCTCGCCAGCTACCTCGTCTCCAAGGCCTGA
- a CDS encoding serine hydrolase domain-containing protein, with protein sequence MTSALRGHVERGELPGVVALVARGDTVHVDVLGTQGLVPSGPPMRRDSLFRLASMAKPITAVATLMLVEDGKLPLDGAVDPWLPELADRRVLRTPGGPLDDTVPAKRAITVRDLLTLRWGLGAVMARPGTHPIQRAMSEARVSPGFQALTDPPDEFMRRLGTLPLMHQPGERWSYHTGYEVLGVLVARASGMRFDDFLRERLFVPLGMKDTAFTVPAEKLDRLTTAYARDDTTGRLEAWDTPADSFWSRPPAFPSGGGQGGLVSTADDLLAFCRMLLGGGQSGHTRLLSSASVQEMLTDQIPEEQKAASPFFPGFWDASGWGFGGAVCTKPDGVSPTAGRYGWGGGYGPMFFIDPRQDLTAILLMQRRAQGPDDEALAMEFSKGAYRALAD encoded by the coding sequence ATGACGTCCGCCCTGCGCGGCCACGTCGAACGCGGTGAGCTCCCCGGCGTCGTCGCGCTCGTCGCTCGCGGAGACACCGTGCACGTCGACGTGCTGGGCACACAGGGCCTCGTGCCTTCCGGTCCGCCCATGCGGCGGGACAGCCTCTTCCGGCTCGCGTCCATGGCCAAGCCCATCACGGCGGTGGCCACGCTGATGCTCGTGGAGGACGGGAAGCTCCCGCTCGACGGCGCCGTCGACCCGTGGCTGCCGGAGCTGGCGGACCGCCGCGTCCTGCGCACTCCCGGCGGCCCGCTCGACGACACCGTTCCCGCGAAGCGCGCCATCACCGTGCGGGACCTGCTCACGCTGCGTTGGGGCCTGGGCGCGGTGATGGCGCGGCCCGGCACGCATCCCATCCAGCGGGCAATGAGCGAAGCCCGGGTGTCGCCCGGCTTCCAGGCGCTCACGGATCCGCCCGACGAATTCATGCGTCGGCTGGGCACGCTGCCGCTCATGCATCAACCGGGCGAGCGGTGGAGCTATCACACCGGCTACGAGGTCCTGGGCGTGCTGGTCGCGCGGGCCTCGGGCATGCGCTTCGACGACTTCCTGCGCGAGCGGCTCTTCGTGCCGCTGGGCATGAAGGACACGGCGTTCACCGTGCCCGCGGAGAAGCTCGACCGGCTCACGACGGCCTACGCGCGCGACGACACCACGGGAAGGCTGGAGGCGTGGGACACACCGGCGGACAGCTTCTGGTCACGACCGCCCGCGTTTCCCTCGGGAGGAGGCCAGGGAGGGCTGGTGTCCACGGCCGATGACCTGCTCGCCTTCTGCCGGATGCTGCTGGGCGGAGGCCAGTCCGGGCACACCCGCCTGCTGTCCTCCGCGAGCGTCCAGGAGATGCTGACGGATCAGATTCCGGAGGAGCAGAAGGCCGCCTCGCCCTTCTTCCCCGGCTTCTGGGATGCGTCCGGGTGGGGCTTCGGCGGCGCCGTGTGCACGAAGCCGGATGGCGTCTCGCCCACCGCGGGACGCTACGGCTGGGGCGGCGGTTACGGCCCGATGTTCTTCATCGATCCCCGGCAGGACCTGACGGCCATCCTCCTGATGCAGCGACGGGCGCAGGGCCCCGACGACGAGGCCCTGGCCATGGAGTTCTCCAAGGGCGCCTACCGGGCGCTGGCGGACTGA
- a CDS encoding acetamidase/formamidase family protein has protein sequence MTTDLWGNPAYQFLTLERDGKRLSGELDGDALKGERTGNAVHFVVTDSRQQTYVFDGKVSGVSLRGTADYPDSNNPKARASHAFTARLLPSRPAGAPRVHDFTPTSWSNEFTAHRAPVLTVWPGDTVRTSTLDSGGMDAKGVTRALFGNPQTGPFFIATANPGDTLAIRIRRLTLNRTFADSLDGIVGRALTPGLAAKATELGKPVRWKLDPERGVATPENPTDRLKAFTVPLRPMLGGLAVAPGFGSAPLSTGDTGRYGGNMDFNEIVEGNTVYLPVAQPGALLYLGDAHAAQGDGETSQYALETSMDVEFTVEVLHGKPPPSTPRVESPTHLMALGQGGSLDDALRSATQGMAQWLEQDYGLTLSESAQVLGSSVQYVVANLAGRSVGVAAKLDKARLQALRPPAK, from the coding sequence GTGACGACCGACCTGTGGGGCAACCCCGCCTACCAGTTCCTCACACTGGAGCGCGACGGGAAGCGCCTCTCCGGTGAGCTTGATGGGGATGCGCTGAAGGGGGAGCGCACGGGCAACGCCGTCCACTTCGTCGTCACGGACTCGCGCCAGCAGACCTATGTCTTCGACGGCAAGGTGAGTGGTGTATCGCTGCGCGGCACCGCGGACTACCCGGACAGCAACAACCCGAAGGCGCGGGCGTCCCATGCCTTCACGGCCCGGTTGCTTCCCTCGCGCCCCGCGGGTGCTCCTCGCGTGCATGACTTCACGCCCACCTCGTGGTCCAACGAGTTCACCGCGCACCGTGCGCCGGTGCTGACCGTCTGGCCGGGCGACACGGTGCGCACCTCGACGCTCGACTCTGGCGGCATGGACGCCAAAGGCGTCACCCGTGCGCTCTTCGGCAACCCGCAGACGGGCCCCTTCTTCATCGCCACCGCGAACCCGGGTGACACGCTGGCCATCCGCATCCGCCGCCTCACGTTGAACCGCACGTTCGCGGACAGCCTGGATGGCATCGTGGGCCGCGCCCTCACGCCGGGCCTCGCCGCGAAGGCGACGGAGCTGGGCAAGCCCGTTCGCTGGAAGCTCGACCCCGAGCGCGGTGTCGCGACGCCGGAGAACCCGACGGACCGCCTGAAGGCCTTCACCGTGCCGCTGCGGCCCATGCTGGGCGGCCTGGCAGTGGCGCCCGGTTTCGGCTCCGCGCCCCTGTCCACCGGCGACACGGGCCGCTACGGCGGCAACATGGACTTCAACGAGATCGTGGAGGGCAACACCGTCTACCTGCCCGTCGCGCAGCCCGGAGCGCTCCTGTACCTGGGCGACGCGCACGCCGCGCAGGGCGACGGCGAGACGTCGCAGTACGCGCTGGAGACCTCCATGGACGTCGAGTTCACCGTGGAGGTCCTGCACGGCAAGCCGCCTCCCTCCACGCCTCGCGTCGAGTCCCCCACCCACCTGATGGCGCTGGGGCAGGGCGGTTCACTGGACGACGCCCTGCGCTCCGCGACGCAGGGAATGGCGCAGTGGCTGGAGCAGGACTACGGGCTCACCCTGTCGGAGAGCGCGCAGGTGCTGGGCAGCTCCGTGCAGTACGTCGTCGCGAACCTCGCCGGACGCAGCGTGGGCGTCGCCGCGAAGCTGGACAAGGCGCGGCTCCAGGCCCTCCGTCCCCCGGCGAAGTGA
- a CDS encoding 2OG-Fe(II) oxygenase — translation MFPASATAWTRLASVSEALHATLRQEFIEGGRVPHLCLRDALLPERAEALHQALRDACFVRHHHGPYPLHIAPLKQQVPSALTDFCAWLQSADGAAFHAALVGWPEPLETRQVQVSRMEVGEFFPEHRDTDEEGLAVVYNFTRPWEDRFGGVLAFRHPEVDADMMRVPPLFNSVFIFRARGAPHRVTEWTSEARGHQRYSVTAFILAKR, via the coding sequence GTGTTCCCGGCGTCCGCGACCGCGTGGACGCGCCTGGCCTCCGTATCCGAAGCCCTGCACGCCACGCTCCGCCAGGAGTTCATCGAAGGCGGACGGGTGCCGCACCTCTGCCTCCGGGACGCCCTCCTCCCCGAGCGCGCCGAGGCCCTGCACCAGGCCCTGCGCGACGCGTGCTTCGTGCGCCACCACCACGGGCCCTATCCGCTGCACATCGCGCCATTGAAGCAACAGGTGCCCTCCGCCCTGACGGACTTCTGCGCGTGGCTTCAGAGCGCGGACGGCGCGGCCTTCCACGCCGCTCTGGTGGGCTGGCCCGAGCCGCTGGAGACGCGGCAGGTGCAGGTGTCGCGCATGGAGGTGGGCGAGTTCTTTCCGGAGCACCGGGACACGGACGAGGAAGGGCTCGCCGTCGTCTACAACTTCACGCGCCCGTGGGAGGACCGCTTCGGCGGCGTCCTCGCCTTCCGGCATCCCGAAGTGGACGCGGACATGATGCGCGTCCCACCGCTCTTCAACTCGGTGTTCATCTTCCGCGCGAGGGGTGCCCCTCACCGCGTGACCGAATGGACGTCCGAGGCCCGGGGCCACCAGCGCTATTCCGTCACCGCCTTCATCCTCGCGAAGCGCTGA
- a CDS encoding erythromycin esterase family protein, with protein MAHRDDGLLVRALAESVRPLQGTREDFGPLMDLVGNATCVLIGEATHGTHEFYRLRALLTRRLIEEKGFNAVAVEADWPDAYRINRYVRAMGHDVDAVESLSDFQRFPAWMWRNADVLDFAGWLRTHNDRHSAREKVGFYGLDLYSLHASMGAVLKYLDRADPEAAKRARHRYACFEHFGEDPKDYGHATSLGLSPDCERQVVDQLRELQREREALLRRDGFIAEDAQFEAEQNARVVQNAEEYYRSMFHGRISSWNLRDTHMADTLDSLMGFLKRRLGAARVVVWAHNSHVGDARATEMGEAGEVNLGQLTRQRHPRVTRLIGFSTYRGTVTAATNWSGTAERKQVRHGLAGSCESLFHQVGLPGFLLDLRELGEAAGALRERRLQRAIGVIYRPETERRSHYFHTRLPEQFDAMLHIDETRALEPLERTAGWERGEAPETYPTGL; from the coding sequence ATGGCGCACCGAGACGACGGACTGCTGGTGCGAGCGCTCGCGGAGTCCGTGAGGCCGCTCCAGGGGACGCGGGAGGACTTCGGGCCCCTGATGGACCTGGTGGGGAACGCGACGTGCGTGCTGATTGGCGAAGCCACCCACGGCACGCACGAGTTCTACCGGCTGCGCGCGCTCCTGACGCGGAGGCTCATCGAGGAGAAGGGCTTCAACGCCGTCGCGGTGGAGGCGGACTGGCCGGATGCGTACCGTATCAACCGGTACGTGCGGGCCATGGGCCACGACGTGGACGCGGTGGAGTCGCTCTCCGACTTCCAACGGTTCCCCGCGTGGATGTGGCGCAACGCGGACGTGCTGGACTTCGCGGGCTGGCTGCGGACGCACAACGACCGCCACTCCGCGCGGGAGAAGGTCGGGTTCTACGGGCTGGACCTCTACAGCCTCCACGCCTCCATGGGCGCGGTGCTGAAGTACCTGGACCGGGCGGATCCGGAGGCCGCGAAGCGCGCCCGGCACCGCTACGCGTGCTTCGAACATTTCGGCGAGGACCCGAAGGACTACGGCCACGCGACGTCGCTGGGCCTGTCTCCGGATTGCGAGCGGCAGGTCGTCGACCAGCTCCGCGAGCTGCAACGGGAGCGCGAGGCCCTGCTGCGCCGGGACGGGTTCATCGCGGAGGACGCGCAGTTCGAAGCGGAGCAGAACGCCCGGGTCGTCCAGAACGCGGAGGAGTACTACCGGTCCATGTTCCATGGGCGCATCTCGTCCTGGAACCTGCGCGACACGCACATGGCGGACACGCTGGATTCGCTGATGGGCTTCCTGAAGCGGCGGCTGGGGGCCGCGCGCGTCGTGGTCTGGGCCCACAACTCGCACGTCGGTGATGCGCGCGCGACGGAGATGGGGGAGGCGGGCGAGGTGAACCTGGGACAGCTGACGCGCCAGCGGCACCCGCGAGTGACGAGGCTCATCGGCTTCAGCACGTACCGGGGCACCGTCACCGCGGCCACCAACTGGAGTGGGACCGCCGAGCGCAAGCAGGTCCGCCACGGGCTTGCGGGCAGCTGCGAGTCCCTCTTCCATCAGGTCGGCCTGCCTGGCTTCCTGCTGGACCTCCGCGAACTGGGAGAGGCCGCCGGAGCACTCCGCGAGCGGCGCCTGCAACGGGCCATCGGCGTCATCTACCGTCCCGAAACGGAGCGCAGGAGCCACTACTTCCACACGCGGTTGCCGGAGCAGTTCGACGCGATGCTTCACATCGATGAGACGCGTGCGCTCGAACCGCTGGAGCGCACCGCCGGATGGGAGCGCGGTGAAGCGCCGGAGACCTATCCGACGGGCCTGTAG
- a CDS encoding SRPBCC family protein, producing MASKIAIAVLVLVVALGAFVATRPDHFRIERNALVGAPPATVFSLINDLHRFDTWNPFRSEPAPGVTKTFDGPNEGPGASFAYAGGENGDGRMTIVESQPGERVVLKLEFFKPFEATNQATFTLTPENGGTRVSWAMEGKNTLMGKAMSLVVNMDTMLGKEFERGLSNMDTVARGVTPAPSASAQSDAATPAPAL from the coding sequence ATGGCCAGCAAGATCGCAATCGCCGTCCTCGTCCTCGTCGTCGCGCTGGGCGCCTTCGTCGCCACCCGCCCGGACCACTTCCGCATCGAGCGCAACGCGCTCGTGGGCGCGCCCCCGGCCACCGTCTTCTCGCTGATCAACGACCTGCACCGGTTCGACACGTGGAACCCGTTCCGCTCCGAGCCGGCGCCCGGCGTGACCAAGACCTTCGACGGACCCAACGAAGGGCCGGGCGCCAGCTTCGCCTATGCCGGCGGCGAGAACGGGGATGGCCGCATGACCATCGTGGAGAGCCAGCCCGGCGAGCGCGTCGTCCTCAAGCTGGAGTTCTTCAAGCCGTTCGAAGCCACCAACCAGGCCACCTTCACGCTCACGCCGGAGAACGGCGGCACCCGCGTGAGCTGGGCGATGGAGGGCAAGAACACCCTGATGGGCAAGGCGATGTCGCTCGTCGTGAACATGGACACGATGCTCGGCAAGGAGTTCGAGCGGGGCCTCTCGAACATGGACACCGTCGCGCGTGGCGTCACCCCGGCTCCCAGCGCGAGCGCCCAGTCCGACGCGGCGACGCCCGCCCCGGCGCTCTGA
- a CDS encoding DUF3175 domain-containing protein → MATASRGTAKQSTAKRPAAKRRYWSREVTEHSDAMTLEEQVFKRSPKEIARSVKRSAEQSHRRKASPFQSAMSMLSFYGNRAGRNLPASRRRAIQEAKEELRKLYHRPSKAP, encoded by the coding sequence ATGGCAACCGCCTCTCGCGGCACGGCGAAGCAGTCCACCGCGAAGCGACCCGCGGCGAAGCGGCGCTACTGGTCCCGCGAGGTGACGGAGCACAGCGATGCGATGACGCTGGAGGAACAGGTCTTCAAGCGCTCACCGAAGGAGATCGCCCGCTCGGTGAAACGCTCCGCCGAGCAGAGCCACCGGCGCAAGGCGTCGCCATTCCAGTCGGCCATGTCGATGCTTTCGTTCTACGGCAACCGCGCGGGCCGGAACCTCCCTGCATCCCGCAGGCGGGCCATCCAGGAGGCCAAGGAGGAGCTGCGCAAGTTGTATCACCGCCCCTCCAAGGCCCCCTGA